In Thalassospira marina, the following are encoded in one genomic region:
- a CDS encoding dihydrodipicolinate synthase family protein gives MQVSWTGVFPAVATQMFEDGSIDFDMTAKQIESLIDAGVDGLVMLGSVGENTTLEMDEKIAVLKLAVEITKGRIPVLSGVAETTTAGAIKYAQKCEELGADGLMLLPGMIYTADTRENLAHFRAVAAKTALPIMIYNNPGAYRIDIKPEEFNQLADVENLVAIKESSGDPRRITDIYNACGDRFVLFCGMDDLVMETQVLGAVGWISGFTDAFPAESVGLWKLLTEGKYAEAVKIYRWFTPVLHMDVHAKLVQYIKLAQAMTGVGKEYVRAPRLTLVGEERETITAIIQKAIDTRPSL, from the coding sequence ATGCAGGTAAGCTGGACTGGTGTGTTCCCCGCTGTAGCGACCCAGATGTTCGAAGATGGCTCGATCGATTTTGATATGACCGCCAAACAGATCGAATCTTTGATCGATGCTGGCGTTGATGGCCTTGTGATGCTGGGCTCGGTTGGTGAAAACACCACCCTTGAAATGGACGAAAAAATCGCCGTCCTTAAACTTGCTGTCGAAATCACCAAGGGCCGCATTCCGGTTCTTTCCGGTGTTGCCGAAACCACCACGGCAGGTGCAATCAAATATGCCCAGAAATGCGAAGAACTGGGTGCCGATGGCCTGATGCTTCTGCCCGGCATGATTTACACCGCTGATACCCGCGAAAATCTGGCGCATTTCCGCGCTGTGGCGGCCAAAACCGCGCTGCCGATCATGATTTATAACAATCCGGGTGCCTATCGCATCGACATCAAACCCGAAGAATTCAACCAGCTTGCCGATGTTGAAAATCTGGTCGCGATCAAGGAAAGCTCGGGTGATCCGCGCCGTATCACCGATATCTATAATGCCTGTGGTGATCGCTTTGTTCTGTTCTGCGGCATGGATGATCTGGTTATGGAAACCCAGGTCCTGGGTGCTGTGGGCTGGATTTCCGGCTTTACCGATGCTTTCCCGGCAGAATCCGTTGGCCTGTGGAAGCTCCTGACCGAGGGCAAATATGCCGAAGCCGTCAAGATTTACCGCTGGTTCACCCCGGTTCTGCACATGGATGTACATGCAAAGCTGGTTCAGTACATCAAGCTTGCCCAGGCCATGACCGGTGTTGGCAAGGAATATGTTCGTGCCCCGCGCCTGACCCTGGTTGGCGAAGAACGCGAAACCATCACCGCGATCATTCAAAAGGCCATCGACACGCGTCCGTCACTGTGA
- a CDS encoding NAD(P)/FAD-dependent oxidoreductase, with product MSDPQHVLVIGAGIVGVNVGLALQKRGFTVTLADKGEPGRATSFGNAGGLAVSECAPISMPGTLKNVPGWLMDPTGPLTLRLSYLPKMLPWLLRFMAAGRRSRVEQIATELAAILHSAWDDYDPLFRDAKLQDAVFRDGAMAVYRSEQGRRGDDYYTDLRRRNGVRLTDLSRDEVYDREPDLAPGFVCGVLEEDWGRVLDPYKIVTGLYQLFLDRGGKFNTAEITDFVYQDGRPHAAINQAGDNITFDSVVICCGAWSRHLAARLGSKVPLDTERGYNTTVPYNGVTLNHMVISPDDSIVLTPMEMGIRVGGAVELAGLHAAPDYSRASALFKKGQQVFPGLREEGGTQWMGFRPSMPDSKPVISASPRHDNAYFAFGHGHLGLTMGATTGRLLADLVAGQPASIDLTPYRINRF from the coding sequence ATGTCTGACCCGCAACATGTTCTTGTCATTGGTGCCGGAATTGTGGGGGTTAATGTCGGTCTTGCCCTGCAAAAACGCGGCTTTACCGTTACCCTGGCCGATAAGGGCGAGCCGGGGCGTGCCACATCGTTTGGCAATGCCGGTGGTCTCGCCGTAAGCGAATGCGCACCTATTTCCATGCCCGGCACCTTGAAAAATGTTCCGGGCTGGTTGATGGACCCTACCGGTCCGTTAACATTGCGTCTGTCCTATTTGCCTAAAATGCTGCCCTGGCTGCTGCGTTTTATGGCCGCTGGCCGCCGCAGCCGTGTCGAACAAATTGCAACCGAACTGGCCGCCATCCTGCATTCCGCATGGGATGATTATGATCCGCTGTTTCGCGATGCCAAGCTGCAGGATGCAGTGTTCCGCGATGGCGCAATGGCGGTTTACCGCAGTGAACAGGGCCGGCGCGGTGACGACTATTATACCGATCTGCGCCGTCGCAACGGTGTACGCCTGACCGACCTTTCACGCGACGAAGTTTATGACCGCGAACCGGACCTCGCACCGGGTTTTGTCTGTGGCGTGCTGGAAGAAGACTGGGGCAGGGTGCTTGACCCCTATAAAATCGTCACAGGTCTTTATCAGCTGTTTTTGGACCGTGGCGGAAAATTCAACACCGCTGAAATCACCGATTTTGTCTATCAGGATGGCCGTCCGCACGCCGCCATCAATCAGGCTGGCGATAATATCACGTTTGATAGCGTGGTGATCTGTTGTGGTGCCTGGTCGCGCCATCTCGCCGCCCGTCTGGGCAGCAAAGTGCCCCTAGATACCGAACGCGGATATAACACCACCGTCCCCTATAATGGTGTAACGCTTAATCATATGGTCATCAGCCCGGATGACAGCATTGTTCTGACGCCCATGGAAATGGGTATTCGTGTTGGTGGTGCGGTTGAACTTGCCGGTTTGCATGCCGCGCCAGATTACAGCCGTGCATCTGCCCTGTTTAAAAAGGGCCAGCAAGTTTTCCCCGGGCTGCGTGAAGAAGGCGGCACACAATGGATGGGTTTTCGTCCTTCCATGCCGGATTCAAAACCGGTCATTTCCGCAAGTCCCCGGCACGACAATGCCTATTTCGCCTTTGGTCATGGCCATCTTGGGCTGACAATGGGCGCAACCACTGGCCGTCTTCTGGCTGATCTGGTTGCAGGCCAGCCTGCCAGCATTGATTTGACCCCCTATCGCATCAACCGCTTTTAA
- a CDS encoding 4-hydroxyproline epimerase, translated as MAKHSFFCIDGHTCGNPVRIVAGGGPRLAGANMRDKRAHFLAEYDWIRTGLMFEPRGHDIMSGSILFEPTRDDCDVAILFIETSGCLPMCGHGTIGTVTMALEQGLIKPKTPGIVRLDTPAGLVIAEYEQVGEYVEKVRLTNVPSFLYKEGIEVDCPELGRLTVDVAYGGNFYAIVEPQENFRDMADYSVGDFQRLSPQLRQRLNEIETFVHPLHPEINGLSHIQWTGKPTQDSSTHRNAVFYGDKGIDRSPCGTGTSARLAQLAAQGRLPADGRIVHESIIGSQFEAYVVEETKVGDYSAIVPSVAGWARMHGLNTIFIDDRDPYAHGFIVK; from the coding sequence ATGGCAAAACACAGTTTCTTTTGTATTGATGGTCATACCTGCGGTAACCCGGTACGCATTGTTGCGGGTGGCGGGCCACGGCTTGCCGGTGCCAATATGCGCGACAAACGCGCGCATTTCCTTGCTGAATATGACTGGATCCGAACCGGTCTGATGTTCGAACCGCGCGGTCATGATATCATGTCAGGCTCCATCCTGTTTGAACCAACCCGCGATGATTGCGATGTTGCCATCCTGTTTATTGAAACCTCGGGCTGCCTGCCAATGTGCGGGCATGGCACGATTGGTACTGTCACCATGGCGCTGGAACAGGGGCTGATCAAACCGAAAACCCCGGGTATTGTGCGTCTTGATACCCCTGCGGGGCTGGTGATTGCCGAATATGAACAGGTCGGCGAATATGTTGAAAAGGTCCGCCTCACCAACGTTCCGTCCTTCCTGTATAAAGAAGGTATCGAGGTTGACTGCCCTGAACTGGGCCGTCTGACGGTTGATGTGGCCTATGGCGGGAATTTTTATGCCATTGTCGAGCCGCAGGAAAATTTCCGCGACATGGCCGATTATTCTGTCGGCGATTTTCAGCGTCTCAGCCCGCAATTGCGCCAACGCCTCAACGAAATTGAAACATTTGTTCATCCTCTCCATCCTGAAATCAACGGTCTGTCCCACATTCAATGGACGGGCAAACCCACCCAGGATAGCAGTACGCATCGCAATGCCGTCTTTTATGGCGATAAAGGGATTGATCGCTCACCTTGTGGCACCGGCACCTCGGCAAGGCTGGCCCAGCTCGCCGCCCAGGGGCGCCTGCCAGCAGATGGCAGGATCGTCCATGAAAGCATTATCGGCTCGCAATTCGAGGCCTATGTTGTCGAGGAAACCAAAGTCGGCGATTATTCTGCTATTGTCCCCTCGGTTGCGGGCTGGGCGCGTATGCATGGTCTGAATACCATTTTCATCGATGACCGCGATCCCTATGCGCATGGCTTTATCGTCAAGTAA
- a CDS encoding GntR family transcriptional regulator, whose product MVASPRFTRRTITDQVTEDLRERILSGDFLAGTQLRQDAIATEYNVSRIPVREALQRLDAEGLVTFQPHKGAIVAQLSLDEIEELFEVRRLLECELLRHSVPRLSADDIRAATEILDVYDEALRAGDIARWGELNRQFHERLYQASNRPKTLEIVRTIGNNTVRFTRAQLALSGATERAEREHHDILDACRAGNVSLAVSLLDQHISDSCKSLIECLRVARAGNDV is encoded by the coding sequence ATGGTAGCTTCCCCCCGTTTTACCCGTCGTACCATTACCGACCAGGTGACCGAAGATCTGCGTGAACGCATCCTTTCTGGTGATTTTCTGGCTGGCACCCAATTACGTCAGGATGCGATAGCTACCGAATATAATGTCTCCCGTATTCCGGTGCGCGAAGCACTACAACGTCTCGATGCCGAAGGCCTGGTAACTTTTCAGCCGCATAAAGGCGCTATTGTCGCCCAGCTTTCCCTTGACGAGATCGAGGAACTTTTTGAAGTCCGCCGTCTTCTTGAATGCGAATTGCTACGTCATTCGGTTCCCCGGCTAAGTGCCGATGATATCCGCGCGGCCACTGAAATTCTTGATGTCTATGACGAAGCCCTGCGCGCAGGCGACATTGCCCGCTGGGGCGAGCTGAACCGCCAGTTCCATGAACGGCTCTATCAGGCATCGAACCGCCCCAAAACGTTGGAAATTGTCCGCACGATTGGCAATAACACGGTGCGCTTTACCCGTGCGCAGCTTGCACTTTCCGGTGCAACCGAACGGGCCGAACGCGAACATCACGATATCCTTGATGCCTGCCGGGCAGGCAATGTCTCGCTGGCTGTGTCATTGCTTGATCAGCATATCTCTGATTCCTGCAAAAGCCTGATCGAATGCCTGCGTGTCGCCCGCGCGGGAAATGACGTTTAA
- a CDS encoding proline racemase family protein, translating to MSKTATEIRFPNASNPIEVIDMHTGGEPLRIITKGYPPVPGADILAKRRYVRENLDHLRKFLMFEPRGHKDMYGALLVEPSLPDADLAVLFLHNEGYSTMCGHAIIALGRYAVDFGLVAKTEPVTRVNIECPCGLVRASVEVNDGKSGNVTFSSVPSFLFGADYEYQLPDGTIAHYDIAYGGAFYVLADAGQFGLSVQKSGTEALIKMARLLCAHANAQVKLHHPEHDDLAFLYGAILTDGNDANPNVPTANICIFADDQVDRSPTGSGVSARLAAQFAKGHVTLNRKREFESVIGSKFVGEVEAKTTCGSFDAIIARVNGKAHYSGQSQFWLDDDDGIGQGFQLG from the coding sequence ATGAGCAAAACCGCCACCGAAATACGATTCCCCAATGCATCAAACCCGATTGAGGTGATTGATATGCATACTGGCGGAGAACCTTTGCGCATTATCACCAAGGGTTACCCGCCCGTACCGGGTGCCGACATATTGGCAAAACGCCGTTATGTGCGCGAGAATCTGGATCATTTGCGCAAGTTCCTGATGTTCGAACCGCGCGGCCATAAGGATATGTATGGCGCGTTGCTTGTCGAACCCAGCCTACCCGATGCGGATTTGGCAGTACTGTTTTTGCATAATGAAGGTTATTCGACCATGTGTGGCCACGCGATTATCGCGCTGGGCCGATATGCGGTTGATTTTGGACTGGTCGCCAAAACCGAACCGGTGACCCGCGTTAATATAGAATGTCCCTGTGGGTTGGTGCGTGCCAGCGTTGAAGTGAACGATGGCAAAAGCGGCAATGTGACCTTTTCATCCGTGCCGTCATTTCTGTTTGGGGCGGATTATGAATATCAACTGCCTGACGGCACCATCGCACATTATGACATTGCCTATGGCGGTGCCTTTTATGTATTGGCCGATGCCGGGCAGTTTGGACTTTCGGTTCAGAAATCAGGCACGGAAGCATTGATTAAGATGGCACGCTTATTGTGTGCGCATGCCAATGCACAGGTCAAACTGCATCACCCCGAACATGATGATCTGGCATTTTTATATGGCGCGATCCTGACCGACGGGAACGATGCCAACCCGAATGTGCCAACAGCCAATATATGTATCTTTGCCGATGACCAGGTTGATCGCAGCCCGACAGGATCCGGTGTAAGTGCCAGACTGGCCGCGCAATTTGCCAAAGGGCACGTCACCCTGAATAGGAAACGCGAATTTGAAAGCGTGATCGGATCGAAGTTTGTGGGGGAAGTGGAAGCCAAAACCACATGCGGATCATTTGATGCCATTATCGCACGGGTAAACGGCAAAGCGCATTATAGCGGACAAAGCCAATTCTGGCTGGATGATGATGACGGGATTGGCCAGGGATTTCAGCTTGGTTAA
- a CDS encoding class II aldolase/adducin family protein, with amino-acid sequence MTSSSPDMSLLRTEMLDICRRMNSTGINQGTAGNISVRTDQGFLITPSSLPYDTMTPDDLVEMDFNGTYIGRRPSSEWRFHRDILKERTDINVVLHCHSIYATTLACHHKTIPSFHYMTGVAGGTDIKCAGYATFGTQALSDNALIALKDRKACLLGQHGQISLGKSLESALWLAIEVETLSRIYVQALTLGEPPVLPDDEMERVIEQMRRMSYGHAPDAEGINDIARPRNN; translated from the coding sequence ATGACCAGTTCATCCCCAGATATGTCACTATTACGGACCGAGATGCTTGATATCTGCCGCAGAATGAATTCCACTGGGATCAATCAGGGGACAGCAGGTAACATTTCGGTGCGCACCGATCAGGGCTTTTTGATTACACCATCGTCCCTCCCCTACGACACGATGACACCGGACGATCTCGTGGAAATGGATTTTAACGGCACCTATATCGGCCGCCGCCCGTCGTCTGAATGGCGGTTCCATCGCGATATCTTAAAAGAACGCACCGACATCAATGTCGTTCTGCATTGCCACTCGATCTATGCAACAACACTTGCCTGCCACCATAAAACAATCCCGTCATTCCACTATATGACAGGCGTTGCCGGCGGCACCGACATTAAATGTGCTGGCTATGCGACCTTCGGCACACAGGCTTTATCCGACAATGCCTTAATCGCCCTTAAAGACAGAAAAGCCTGTCTATTGGGGCAACATGGCCAGATTTCCCTGGGAAAAAGCCTTGAAAGTGCTTTGTGGCTTGCCATCGAAGTTGAAACGCTTTCACGTATTTACGTGCAGGCATTGACCCTGGGTGAACCACCGGTCCTGCCTGACGACGAAATGGAACGTGTAATCGAACAAATGCGTCGCATGAGTTATGGTCACGCTCCCGATGCAGAAGGCATCAATGATATTGCCCGACCGCGCAATAACTGA
- a CDS encoding FGGY family carbohydrate kinase has translation MPNTDIAKHNGLATVAVIDIGKTNIKLSAVTAQGKVLETYSITNTTLPAPPWRHHDLAGIGAWICETLAILCRQHQAIERIVTSGHGSSGILVGDLDNPADPELSTGAVLPMIDYEQTVPVEINDHYAALAGDYFDRGSAIMMGATHQARQLYWMEKTHPKQFQNAKWFLGMPQYWGWRLGGAAVSEVTYLGAQSQLWNTVRKSWSPIVAHQKWEHLMAPFAPAWQVIGRIQPELAKRFNFPKPLEILAGIHDSSANFYRYQAAGWGDATVISTGTWIVGLSRNTPPEDLKEHHGMTLNADVFGRPIGGVLTMGGKEYAHLMALEQAPHMPASPRQLSAIIKGGIMALPSFGKEEGLFPGSAGNGRITNLVNSLSKEPGFYSSLAVLYAALLTVECLDALKCHDRVVLDGSFLNDPLYASLVAAMRPDAGTFYNLDTYGVASGAALLATHEQTSSQPQVSLQQPEQFACPELIAYARKWRQQAHTKPDNT, from the coding sequence ATGCCAAACACTGACATCGCAAAGCACAACGGTCTTGCCACTGTTGCTGTCATTGATATCGGCAAAACGAATATCAAGCTCAGTGCTGTAACTGCCCAGGGCAAAGTCCTTGAAACTTATAGCATCACAAACACAACCCTCCCGGCGCCACCCTGGCGGCATCACGACCTGGCAGGGATAGGCGCATGGATATGCGAAACACTGGCTATTTTATGCCGCCAACATCAAGCTATCGAACGAATTGTTACATCCGGTCATGGCTCCAGCGGCATCCTCGTCGGCGACCTGGATAACCCGGCAGACCCGGAACTGTCGACCGGCGCTGTCTTGCCCATGATTGACTATGAACAAACTGTACCAGTCGAGATAAACGACCATTATGCCGCGCTGGCCGGCGATTATTTCGACCGCGGCAGCGCGATCATGATGGGGGCAACCCACCAGGCACGCCAACTTTACTGGATGGAAAAAACACACCCAAAACAATTCCAGAATGCGAAATGGTTTCTGGGCATGCCTCAATATTGGGGGTGGCGCCTTGGCGGGGCTGCTGTTTCCGAAGTTACCTATCTCGGTGCGCAGTCACAACTCTGGAATACTGTTCGCAAGTCATGGTCCCCTATTGTAGCGCATCAAAAATGGGAACATCTCATGGCGCCCTTTGCCCCGGCCTGGCAGGTTATCGGGCGGATCCAGCCTGAGCTAGCAAAGCGTTTCAACTTTCCAAAACCCCTTGAAATACTCGCCGGCATCCATGATAGCAGTGCAAATTTTTACCGATATCAGGCGGCAGGCTGGGGCGACGCAACGGTCATATCCACTGGAACCTGGATTGTCGGGTTAAGTCGCAATACGCCGCCCGAAGACCTCAAAGAACATCATGGCATGACATTGAATGCCGATGTATTTGGTCGGCCAATCGGCGGGGTTCTGACAATGGGCGGTAAGGAATATGCCCATCTGATGGCTCTCGAACAAGCGCCTCACATGCCGGCATCCCCCCGCCAACTGTCCGCAATTATTAAAGGCGGCATTATGGCGCTTCCCTCCTTCGGCAAAGAAGAAGGCCTGTTCCCGGGTAGTGCTGGCAACGGACGCATCACCAATCTGGTAAATTCTTTATCAAAAGAACCGGGATTTTATAGCTCTCTCGCAGTTCTTTATGCGGCCCTTCTAACTGTTGAGTGCCTTGATGCGCTGAAATGTCATGACCGTGTTGTTCTCGATGGCAGTTTTCTCAATGACCCGCTTTATGCATCGCTGGTCGCGGCCATGCGCCCTGATGCCGGGACATTCTATAACCTTGATACATACGGTGTTGCATCCGGTGCAGCCCTTCTTGCAACACACGAACAAACTTCCAGCCAGCCCCAAGTTTCATTGCAACAGCCAGAGCAGTTCGCGTGTCCCGAACTCATCGCCTATGCCCGCAAATGGCGACAGCAGGCACACACAAAACCTGACAATACCTAA
- a CDS encoding sugar phosphate isomerase/epimerase family protein: MQGFGVHTSMWTMNWDRAGAEKAIKAAALYKMDFVEIALLNAPAVDAPHSRKLLQENNLRAVCSLGLPEQAWASVRPDAAIDYLNIAIKKTAEIGAEALSGVIYGGIGERTGVPPTQQEYDNIARVLDAAAKLAKQYNIELGIEAVNRYENHLINTARQAVDMIERVGAGNIFVHLDTYHMNIEEKGAATGIIEAGKHLKYIHLSESDRGTPGYGNCPWNEVYAALAAINFKGGLAMESFINMPPEVAYGLAVWRPVAKDEAEVMGNGLPFLRHKAEQYGLI; encoded by the coding sequence ATGCAAGGATTTGGCGTTCATACAAGTATGTGGACCATGAACTGGGACCGCGCAGGTGCTGAAAAAGCCATCAAGGCGGCAGCCCTTTATAAAATGGATTTTGTTGAAATCGCCTTGCTTAATGCGCCGGCAGTTGATGCCCCGCATAGCCGCAAACTGCTTCAGGAAAACAATCTGCGTGCTGTTTGCTCGTTGGGCTTACCCGAGCAGGCATGGGCATCCGTCCGCCCCGATGCCGCCATTGATTACTTAAACATTGCCATCAAAAAAACGGCCGAAATTGGTGCAGAAGCGCTATCTGGCGTTATTTATGGTGGCATTGGTGAACGTACCGGCGTACCGCCAACGCAACAGGAATACGACAATATCGCCCGTGTTCTCGACGCAGCTGCAAAACTTGCCAAACAATACAATATCGAACTGGGTATCGAAGCCGTTAACCGTTATGAAAACCACCTGATCAACACTGCCCGTCAGGCTGTTGATATGATTGAACGTGTGGGCGCAGGCAATATTTTTGTTCACCTTGATACCTATCACATGAATATCGAGGAAAAAGGTGCCGCCACAGGCATTATCGAAGCCGGCAAGCACCTTAAATACATTCATCTTTCCGAAAGCGACCGGGGCACGCCTGGTTATGGCAACTGCCCCTGGAACGAAGTCTATGCCGCACTCGCGGCGATTAATTTCAAAGGCGGTCTCGCCATGGAAAGCTTTATCAATATGCCTCCTGAGGTCGCTTACGGGCTGGCGGTCTGGCGCCCGGTTGCAAAAGACGAAGCCGAAGTAATGGGTAACGGTCTGCCGTTTCTTCGGCACAAGGCCGAACAATACGGCCTGATCTAA
- a CDS encoding ABC transporter permease: protein MSPQIKRLQSYIGPEMAGPLAALIAVIIIFGFASPRFLSSATFGSVAFQLPELGLLSLAMMLPILTGGLNLAVTFTANIAGLTLAWTLLYFGGADAGPGAFIAGCFLALAVGALSGLIIGIVVAYTKAHPILVSLSMMIFVRGLGEFLTRGGDISGFPAFIQPLGHGSVAGIPIPLLVLCAGVAVWHIVLQKTKLGFNTYMIGSNIEAVRYSGINTRKVVILVYTLSGAMCAVAGIIMLSRFNSVRVGHGESYLLITVLACFLGGVNPFGGFGKVIPVFVALIVLQLLSSGLNLIGANQHLATAVWGILLLSVMVLRWVATHLTFINHKKSQGR from the coding sequence ATGAGCCCCCAAATCAAACGCCTGCAATCATATATCGGACCGGAAATGGCAGGTCCACTCGCGGCCCTGATTGCTGTTATCATCATTTTCGGGTTTGCCAGTCCAAGATTCCTAAGCAGCGCAACATTCGGCTCCGTTGCCTTTCAGCTCCCTGAATTAGGGCTACTCAGCCTGGCAATGATGCTTCCCATCCTCACGGGTGGGCTTAATCTTGCTGTTACCTTTACAGCCAATATTGCCGGCCTCACCCTTGCCTGGACGTTGCTTTATTTCGGGGGTGCTGATGCGGGTCCTGGCGCATTTATAGCGGGCTGTTTCCTTGCCCTGGCAGTTGGCGCATTAAGCGGCCTTATCATCGGCATTGTCGTTGCCTACACAAAGGCACACCCAATTCTTGTATCTCTCTCAATGATGATATTTGTGCGGGGATTGGGCGAGTTTCTAACACGTGGCGGTGACATTTCCGGTTTCCCTGCCTTCATCCAGCCTCTAGGCCATGGCAGTGTCGCCGGAATACCCATTCCCCTCCTCGTGCTCTGCGCAGGCGTTGCCGTATGGCATATCGTTTTGCAAAAAACAAAACTTGGTTTCAACACCTATATGATCGGCTCAAATATCGAAGCCGTCCGATATTCCGGCATCAACACCCGCAAAGTTGTTATCCTTGTTTACACGCTTTCGGGCGCGATGTGTGCCGTTGCAGGTATCATCATGCTTTCACGTTTCAACTCTGTCCGTGTCGGACATGGTGAAAGCTATCTGCTGATCACGGTCCTGGCCTGTTTCCTGGGGGGCGTAAACCCTTTTGGCGGCTTCGGAAAAGTCATTCCGGTCTTCGTCGCTCTGATCGTACTTCAACTTCTCTCTTCCGGCCTGAACCTGATTGGCGCCAATCAACATTTGGCGACCGCTGTATGGGGCATTCTTCTGCTGTCCGTCATGGTTCTGCGCTGGGTCGCAACGCATCTCACATTTATCAATCATAAGAAAAGTCAGGGAAGATAA
- a CDS encoding ABC transporter permease, whose amino-acid sequence MRKLVNSHATEVALLGVMLVIGMVLSLATDRFFTLGNLFDLLNTSAVNIIFAVGLLVVLISGGIDISFAVAASAVQYITALALGWIGGGNWAIGLIIAGSIGILFGMFNAFFIHYFRIISIVVTIATFNIYFGMLMFLTSGVSIYDLPDWLVTPVILFEHQSTDGTWSEITLPTLIMLGCVIATWFLISRTTTGRQIIAFGDNPEGARRFGINIAAMQFIAFGWLGLMSGIAGLVQAHYVQEVVPNALYGRELDVLAAVVLGGARLGGGRGTVLGCVLGVLLISTTQNSLNLMGVSSYAFKMIIGAIILAAITLSNSGIERLLPTLSKKGEAK is encoded by the coding sequence ATGCGTAAGCTTGTCAATTCACATGCGACAGAAGTTGCCCTGCTCGGCGTCATGCTCGTGATCGGCATGGTCCTCTCGCTGGCGACAGACCGTTTTTTCACACTGGGCAATCTGTTCGATTTGTTAAACACCAGTGCGGTCAACATCATCTTTGCAGTCGGGCTGTTGGTCGTGCTCATCTCCGGTGGTATCGACATCTCATTTGCTGTCGCCGCATCCGCCGTCCAGTACATTACAGCTCTCGCCCTGGGTTGGATTGGCGGCGGGAATTGGGCGATTGGCCTGATCATTGCCGGAAGCATCGGCATCCTGTTTGGAATGTTCAACGCATTCTTCATCCACTATTTCCGGATCATCTCCATCGTTGTCACCATTGCCACATTTAATATCTATTTTGGCATGCTCATGTTTCTGACGAGTGGGGTTTCAATCTATGATTTACCCGACTGGCTGGTAACGCCGGTTATCCTGTTTGAACATCAATCAACCGATGGCACTTGGTCCGAAATCACTTTACCGACCTTAATCATGCTCGGTTGTGTCATTGCGACCTGGTTTCTGATCAGCAGAACAACGACGGGCCGTCAAATTATTGCCTTTGGTGATAACCCGGAAGGCGCACGACGCTTTGGCATCAATATCGCTGCCATGCAATTTATTGCTTTTGGCTGGCTGGGTCTGATGTCTGGTATCGCTGGTCTCGTTCAGGCTCATTATGTGCAGGAAGTTGTCCCGAACGCCCTCTATGGCCGGGAACTTGATGTGCTTGCTGCTGTTGTTCTTGGAGGTGCCCGGCTTGGTGGCGGACGCGGCACAGTACTGGGTTGCGTTCTCGGCGTCCTGCTAATCTCAACTACCCAGAACAGCCTTAATTTGATGGGTGTTTCATCCTACGCCTTCAAAATGATCATTGGTGCAATCATTCTTGCCGCGATCACCCTTTCCAATTCCGGCATCGAACGCCTTCTTCCTACATTATCAAAAAAGGGAGAAGCGAAATGA